Proteins from one Astatotilapia calliptera chromosome 8, fAstCal1.2, whole genome shotgun sequence genomic window:
- the LOC113028236 gene encoding uncharacterized protein LOC113028236 gives MNFLRENGICFKCCNSSTHTARECQSIIKCTECNSDRHSSALHPGQAPWIKNISMPLEHGGEPEPTQTSEVTAQCTEICGEDRTVKNCSKICLARVYPKGEREKAIKAYVIIDEQSNRSLAHSDFFEKFDLQCPTASYTLKTCSGVTENMGRIASGFCIESMDCKTVQLLPGLLECSEIPDNRAEIPSPSAALLHDHLKPVAHLIPEFEPDVPIMLLLGRDVIRLHKVHKYINGPPDAPYAQKLELGWVIVGNVCLGRVHKPRSVNTYFTNALEQSRPTIFEPCPSVLQVKERYGPEHSKCAYDVEDGGLGCIVFQLTQEDNKPAPSFEDLAFMAIMKRELKKDASNSWVAPLPFRQPRRHLPDNRQQALNRFSSLKRNLARKPEMSQHFFSFMGKIFENGHAEVAPPLTPNQERWYLPIFGVYHPKKPGNIRVVFDSSAQHEGVSLNDVLLKGPDLNNLLLGVLMRFRKDAIAVTADIKQMFHSFLVREEDRNFLRFFWFRDNSPTQDVIEYRMTVHVFGNSPSPAVAIYCLRQSTMDGGPHHDPEVKQFVCDDFYVDDALKSFSSVKSAVCLLKKTQDVLANSNLRLHKIASNNKEVMEAFPPEDRANDLKDLDLSSDILPVQRSLGLNWNLESDMFVFKVNKEEKPFTRRGILSVVNSVYDPLGFVAPVTIQGKHILRELTQQRCDWDSQLPEGMQEQWKSWRDSLKDLSGVMIPRAYTKAFLSTTKTRELFVFSDASTMAIAAVAYLRVVDEAGNTHTGFVMGKAKLAPRPEHTIPRLELCAAVLAVELADFISSELDMRIDAITFYTDSKVVLGYINNETRRFYVYVSNRIVRIRRSSHPKQWKYVSTGENPADCATRSVPAAFLSDTSWLTGPPFLTEPMQDSLEPESFELVDANMDAEIRPQISTLQTQASRTLLGSHRFSKFSSWQALKRAIANLLHIVNSFHTHKVKGTMQCKGWHFCQKAGTPDQLSLSEHVIIQTVQEEAYAEELACLKKNKVIPQGSPLRTLDPFIDAHKVLRVGGRIRHGEVPHEEKNPKIIPCKYHIATLLVRHFHEQTLHQGRHFTEGAIRAAGYWIIGMKRLVSTVIHHCVTCQKLRGLPEQQKMADLPSDRLSMEPPFTYVGLDVFGPWSVVARRTRGGLAHSKRWAVIFTCMAVRAVHIEVIESLDTSCFINALRRFLAIRGPVKQIRSDRGTNFVGASTELKIPSNIDSTSVEKYLAGKGCAWVFNPPHASHMGGAWERMIGIAKRILDSMFLHLETSNLTHEVLTTLMAEVVAIINARPLIPVSTDPSDPVLLIPATLLTQKMGTPSAPPEDSNVKDMCKQQWRQVQHLAQTFWSKWRRQYLSSLQPRRKWQDSHPNLEPGSIVLLRDEWPLGVITQVFPSQDNKVRTAEVKVSRQDGTKVFLRPVSELILLLHPDKD, from the coding sequence ATGAACTTTCTCAGGGAGAATGGCATCTGTTTTAAGTGTTGCAACTCCTCAACGCACACCGCGAGGGAATGCCAAAGTATCATTAAGTGCACTGAATGCAACAGTGATAGACACTCATCTGCCCTACACCCAGGTCAGGCACCGTGGATAAAGAACATAAGCATGCCTTTGGAGCATGGCGGGGAGCCAGAACCCACACAAACTTCAGAAGTTACTGCTCAGTGTACCGAGATCTGTGGAGAGGACCGCACTGTTAAGAACTGCTCCAAGATCTGCCTGGCCAGAGTCTATCCTAAAGGAGAACGTGAAAAGGCCATAAAGGCCTATGTTATTATAGATGAGCAGAGTAATAGATCTTTGGCTCACTCAGATTTCTTTGAGAAGTTTGACTTGCAATGCCCTACTGCATCTTACACACTGAAGACATGCTCTGGTGTGACTGAGAACATGGGGAGGATAGCTTCAGGCTTCTGTATAGAGTCAATGGATTGTAAAACAGTTCAGCTACTACCAGGCCTGTTGGAGTGTAGTGAGATACCAGACAACAGAGCAGAGATTCCATCACCAAGTGCTGCTCTCCTCCATGATCATCTAAAACCAGTTGCTCACCTTATTCCAGAGTTTGAACCTGATGTTCCCATTATGCTCTTACTTGGACGTGACGTCATTAGACTTCATAAGGTTCACAAATACATCAATGGCCCCCCTGATGCCCCCTATGCTCAGAAACTTGAGTTGGGATGGGTGATTGTGGGCAATGTCTGTTTGGGACGTGTTCACAAGCCACGCAGTGTGAACACGTACTTCACCAATGCTCTTGAACAGTCTCGTCCTACTATTTTTGAACCATGTCCGAGTGTTCTCCAGGTTAAAGAGAGATATGGTCCCGAACATTCAAAGTGTGCCTATGATGTAGAAGATGGTGGGCTAGGCTGCATAGTGTTCCAGCTTACTCAAGAGGATAATAAACCAGCACCATCGTTTGAAGATCTGGCCTTTATGGCAATAATGAAACGAGAGCTCAAGAAGGATGCCAGTAACAGCTGGGTAGCTCCTTTGCCATTTAGGCAGCCAAGGCGACACCTCCCTGATAACAGACAGCAAGCTCTTAACCGCTTCAGCTCCCTCAAACGCAACTTAGCAAGGAAACCTGAGATGTCCCAACATTTCTTCTCATTCATGGGGAAAATATTCGAAAATGGTCATGCTGAAGTTGCTCCTCCTCTCACTCCAAACCAGGAACGATGGTATTTACCTATTTTTGGAGTGTACCACCCAAAGAAGCCTGGCAACATCCGTGTTGTTTTTGACTCAAGTGCACAGCATGAGGGAGTGTCTCTGAATGATGTTCTCTTGAAAGGACCTGACCTCAACAACCTACTTCTGGGAGTTCTGATGAGGTTTCGCAAGGATGCCATTGCAGTAACTGCAGACATCAAGCAGATGTTTCATTCCTTTCTTGTGAGAGAAGAAGATCGTAACTTCCTACGGTTCTTCTGGTTCAGAGACAACAGTCCTACACAGGATGTCATTGAGTACCGCATGACTGTACATGTGTTCGGTAATAGTCCTAGTCCAGCGGTTGCCATTTACTGCCTCAGGCAGTCCACGATGGATGGAGGACCACATCATGACCCCGAGGTGAAACAGTTTGTTTGCGATGACTTTTATGTCGATGATGCACTTAAATCTTTTTCAAGTGTAAAAagtgctgtctgtctgttgAAGAAAACTCAGGATGTTCTGGCAAACTCCAACCTGAGGCTCCACAAAATCGCCTCTAACAACAAAGAGGTCATGGAGGCTTTCCCACCTGAAGATCGTGCAAATGACTTGAAGGATTTGGATCTGAGCTCAGATATTCTACCTGTACAGCGCAGCTTGGGACTAAATTGGAACTTGGAGTCcgacatgtttgtttttaaagtcaacAAAGAAGAGAAGCCTTTCACACGCCGAGGCATCCTATCAGTGGTAAATAGCGTGTATGACCCCTTGGGATTTGTGGCTCCCGTGACCATTCAAGGGAAGCACATTCTAAGAGAGCTCACACAACAAAGATGTGACTGGGATTCTCAGCTCCCTGAAGGGATGCAGGAACAATGGAAGTCTTGGCGGGATTCACTAAAAGACCTAAGTGGCGTGATGATCCCAAGAGCCTATACCAAAGCCTTTCTTTCAACAACAAAGACGAgagaactgtttgttttttctgatgcATCAACAATGGCTATTGCAGCAGTTGCCTATCTCAGGGTGGTGGACGAAGCAGGGAATACTCATACTGGCTTTGTTATGGGTAAGGCGAAGTTGGCACCCAGACCTGAACACACAATCCCCAGACTTGAGCTTTGTGCAGCTGTACTTGCCGTGGAGTTAGCAGATTTCATATCATCAGAGCTTGACATGCGCATCGATGCTATCACCTTCTACACTGATAGCAAAGTAGTGCTCGGATACATAAATAACGAGACAAGACGCTTTTATGTGTATGTCAGCAATCGTATTGTCCGCATCAGAAGGTCCTCTCATCCTAAGCAGTGGAAGTACGTGTCTACAGGGGAAAATCCAGCAGACTGTGCGACAAGGTCTGTACCGGCTGCCTTTCTCTCAGATACCTCTTGGCTCACTGGACCTCCTTTTCTGACTGAGCCTATGCAAGATTCTCTAGAACCAGAATCCTTTGAGCTTGTGGATGCAAACATGGACGCTGAGATCCGCCCGcaaatctctactttgcaaaCACAGGCTTCTCGCACACTACTTGGGTCCCACCGTTTCTCCAAATTTTCTTCCTGGCAAGCTTTGAAACGTGCCATTGCTAATCTCCTTCACATTGTGAACAGCTTTCACACACATAAGGTCAAAGGGACCATGCAATGCAAGGGGTGGCATTTCTGTCAGAAAGCAGGTACACCTGATCAACTCAGTTTATCAGAGCACGTCATTATTCAAACTGTGCAGGAAGAGGCATATGCTGAAGAGTTGGCCTGTCTCAAAAAGAATAAGGTGATCCCTCAAGGGAGTCCTCTTAGGACCCTGGATCCCTTCATTGACGCACACAAAGTCCTCAGAGTTGGTGGTCGGATAAGACATGGAGAGGTTCCTCATGAAGAAAAGAACCCTAAGATCATTCCTTGTAAGTACCATATTGCAACATTGCTGGTCAGACATTTCCATGAACAAACCCTGCACCAGGGACGCCACTTCACAGAGGGTGCCATCCGTGCAGCAGGCTACTGGATAATAGGTATGAAGCGATTGGTGAGCACTGTCATCCACCATTGTGTCACATGTCAAAAGCTCCGCGGCCTCCCTGAACAACAAAAGATGGCTGACCTGCCATCAGATCGCCTCTCTATGGAACCTCCATTTACCTACGTTGGACTGGACGTGTTTGGCCCATGGAGTGTTGTTGCACGGCGTACAAGAGGTGGTCTCGCCCATAGTAAGAGATGGGCAGTTATATTCACTTGTATGGCCGTTAGAGCAGTCCACATAGAGGTCATAGAATCTCTGGACACCTCATGCTTCATCAATGCCCTCAGGAGGTTTCTAGCTATTCGAGGTCCTGTGAAACAAATACGTTCGGACAGAGGCACAAACTTCGTGGGTGCGTCAACTGAACTAAAGATTCCATCCAATATTGATTCCACGTCTGTTGAGAAGTACCTAGCTGGAAAAGGTTGTGCATGGGTCTTTAATCCTCCACATGCGTCTCACATGGGTGGCGCATGGGAGAGGATGATAGGAATAGCCAAAAGAATCCTCGATTCAATGTTCCTGCATCTTGAGACATCAAACTTGACGCATGAGGTCCTTACTACGCTGATGGCAGAAGTGGTGGCAATTATCAATGCCAGGCCTCTCATACCAGTATCTACTGATCCAAGTGACCCAGTTCTACTAATCCCAGCCACTCTCTTAACTCAGAAGATGGGCACTCCATCAGCTCCACCTGAAGACTCCAATGTCAAAGATATGTGTAAACAACAATGGCGTCAGGTGCAGCATCTGGCCCAGACTTTCTGGAGCAAATGGAGACGACAGTATCTTTCttcactgcagccaagaagaaagTGGCAGGACAGTCACCCCAATCTGGAGCCTGGGAGCATTGTACTTCTCAGAGATGAATGGCCTCTTGGAGTAATCACCCAAGTCTTCCCTAGCCAGGACAATAAGGTCCGCACAGCGGAGGTGAAGGTATCCAGGCAAGATGGGACAAAAGTATTTTTGAGACCTGTGTCGGAGCTCATTCTTCTGTTACATCCAGACAAAGACTGA
- the atoh1c gene encoding protein atonal homolog 1, with the protein MPPRKSLFAPFVSVDSECGPAASALHADLHALLQRSLAPDRSGDYRDPPRAIVELRLGPAGGALHYLPPDTSALERAQRRRRLAANARERRRMLGLNVAFDRLRSVIPNTDSDRKLSKSETLQMAQIYISTLSELLQQGAGGARSPGTDKAPAAGDPPRPERHFHTARSSGGGPGCPEEDVQGGREYL; encoded by the coding sequence atgCCTCCGCGTAAAAGCCTCTTCGCTCCCTTCGTGTCCGTGGACTCTGAGTGCGGTCCCGCGGCCTCGGCTCTCCATGCGGATCTCCACGCGCTGCTGCAGCGGAGCCTCGCACCGGACCGCTCCGGGGACTACCGGGACCCCCCGCGCGCCATCGTGGAGCTCCGGCTTGGTCCCGCCGGGGGCGCGCTGCATTACCTGCCGCCGGACACGAGCGCTCTAGAGCGCGCACAGAGACGCCGGCGTCTAGCGGCCAATGCCCGCGAGCGGCGCAGGATGCTCGGACTGAACGTGGCCTTTGACCGGCTCCGCAGCGTTATTCCCAACACGGACAGCGACCGGAAGCTGTCCAAGTCCGAGACCCTGCAGATGGCGCAGATCTACATCTCCACCCTCAGCGAGCTGCTGCAGCAGGGCGCGGGCGGAGCACGCAGCCCGGGCACCGACAAAGCGCCGGCGGCCGGGGATCCGCCTCGGCCCGAGAGGCACTTCCACACGGCCAGGAGCAGCGGCGGAGGCCCGGGGTGCCCCGAGGAGGACGTGCAGGGGGGACGTGAATATCTGTGA